A window of Amblyraja radiata isolate CabotCenter1 chromosome 25, sAmbRad1.1.pri, whole genome shotgun sequence contains these coding sequences:
- the LOC116987153 gene encoding uncharacterized protein LOC116987153: protein MGAELLQDFSVVLVPGIKISLPSWQLLIHHNYTAEHFEWIKSEPQTSVMDYTAATRPGLYIPQCCTSGPPSHQLFLPETDPATLLNAASGYWCQSAEASHSLAQPHVPLCPCMSLAVKLAQASPLMVTSQPAFPHRLFETALWSSGQFESAAALEQFYPNQDLLRQGSWSLCSRGQLSPHDASPFHPFSNLFLTNMRQSDVRELLREEMVNGSYLHMMCPDIGNANQILLDGSTKGDSSWPWLLPSSPSHYQAPLLDGRFLAPGGFGGPEESEAGTEGMPLCVDGDGAGSYRGGLNQPSQATFGECSPQSNVDGVKKDCRRLTYVKVETEVWCHPQHSQVQHDTKLDIAAQALIQLSQIPIGSLSTPDGTASTDCQRTWES, encoded by the exons atgggCGCGGAGCTCCTGCAG GACTTTAGTGTGGTCCTGGTCCCAGGAATCAAGATCTCATTGCCTTCGTGGCAGCTGCTTATTCACC ATAACTATACTGCCGAGCATTTTGAATGGATTAAAAGTGAACCACAAACTAGCGTGATGGACTACACAGCTGCCACAAGACCAGGACTGTACATCCCACA GTGTTGTACCTCAGGACCACCCTCCCACCAGCTCTTCCTGCCTGAGACCGACCCTGCCACCTTGCTGAACGCAGCCTCGGGTTACTGGTGCCAGTCGGCGGAAGCATCCCACAGCCTCGCCCAGCCGCACGTGCCCCTCTGCCCCTGCATGTCGCTGGCCGTGAAACTTGCACAGGCCTCGCCGTTGATGGTCACCTCCCAGCCGGCCTTTCCCCACAGACTCTTCGAGACAGCTCTCTGGTCCAGCGGGCAGTTTGAGAGCGCAGCAGCCCTCGAGCAGTTCTACCCGAACCAAGATCTCCTCCGTCAAGGAAGCTGGAGTCTGTGCAGCAGGGGCCAGTTGTCACCACATGATGCCAGCCCCTTCCACCCGTTCAGTAACCTCTTCCTCACTAACATGCGGCAGTCGGACGTCAGAGAACTCCTGAGGGAGGAAATGGTTAATGGCAGCTATCTGCACATGATGTGCCCGGATATTGGCAATGCCAACCAGATACTGCTGGACGGGAGCACTAAGGGGGATTCCAGCTGGCCATGGCTCTTGCCCAGTAGTCCCAGCCATTATCAAG CTCCTTTACTCGATGGAAGATTCCTTGCACCTGGAGGGTTTGGTGGTCCTGAAGAGAGTGAGGCAGGGACTGAGGGAATGCCGCTCTGTGTAGATGGAGATGGAGCCGGGAGCTACAGAGGAG GTTTAAACCAGCCATCACAAGCAACCTTTGGAGAATGCAGTCCACAAAGCAACGTTGATGGTGTGAAGAAAGATTGCAGGAG GCTGACGTACGTAAAGGTTGAGACGGAAGTGTGGTGCCATCCCCAACACAGCCAG GTTCAGCACGACACGAAACTGGACatagcagcacaggccctgatccAGCTCTCCCAGATACCCATCGGCAGCCTTTCAACACCAGACGGCACTGCTTCCACAGACTGCCAGAGAACATGGGAGTCATAA
- the ywhah gene encoding 14-3-3 protein eta, which produces MANRDQLVQRARLAEQAERYDDMAAAMKSVTELNEALSNEDRNLLSVAYKNVVGARRSSWRVISSIEQKTSADGNEKKLEMVRAYREKVEKELEVVCSDVLALLDKFLIKNCNESQIESKVFYLKMKGDYYRYLAEVASGEKKAGVVELSEASYKEAFEVSKDQMQPTHPIRLGLALNFSVFYYEIQNAPEQACKLAKSAFDDAIAELDTLNEGSYQDSTLIMQLLRDNLTLWTTDQQDDEAGEGNN; this is translated from the exons ATGGCAAACCGAGATCAGCTGGTGCAGCGAGCCCGGTTGGCCGAGCAGGCCGAGCGCTATGATGACATGGCGGCGGCCATGAAGTCG GTAACAGAGTTGAATGAGGCGCTGTCCAATGAAGATCGCAACCTGCTTTCGGTGGCCTACAAGAATGTGGTGGGGGCTCGCAGGTCTTCCTGGCGGGTAATCAGCAGCATCGAGCAGAAGACCTCTGCTGATGGCAATGAGAAGAAGCTGGAGATGGTGCGTGCCTACCGGGAGAAGGTGGAAAAGGAGCTGGAGGTAGTGTGCAGTGACGTGCTGGCCCTGCTCGACAAATTCCTCATTAAGAACTGCAACGAGTCCCAAATAGAGAGCAAAGTCTTCTACTTGAAAATGAAGGGCGACTACTATCGCTACTTGGCTGAGGTGGCCTCTGGTGAGAAGAAGGCTGGTGTGGTGGAATTGTCTGAAGCTTCTTACAAAGAGGCCTTTGAAGTCAGCAAGGATCAGATGCAGCCTACTCATCCCATCCGCCTGGGCCTGGCTCTCAACTTCTCCGTCTTCTACTATGAGATCCAGAATGCTCCCGAGCAGGCCTGCAAGTTGGCCAAGTCAGCATTTGACGACGCCATCGCTGAACTGGACACTCTAAATGAGGGTTCCTACCAGGACTCGACACTCATCATGCAGTTACTGCGGGACAACCTCACCCTCTGGACAACTGACCAGCAGGATGATGAAGCAGGCGAAGGCAACAATTGA